One segment of Panthera leo isolate Ple1 chromosome A3, P.leo_Ple1_pat1.1, whole genome shotgun sequence DNA contains the following:
- the EMILIN3 gene encoding EMILIN-3, whose amino-acid sequence MGRRLPVWLCAVAALLSGAQAKGTPLLARPAPPGAPRYSLYTTGWRPRLRPGPHKALCAYVVHRNVTCILQEGADSYVKAEYRQCGWGPKCPGTVMYRTVLRPRYKVGYKTVTDLTWRCCPGLTGEGCPEHLTDHGASPAQPEPQPQIPSGQLGPGPQPPSSSRAVPSPYGRKGPGLFGERLERLEGDVQRLAQAYGTLSGLVASHEDPNRMTSGPRAPATPVGFGIVSEGFVKPRDRAGGPLTPPLDEILSKVTEVSNTLRTKVQLLDEVHGLALGHEAHLQRLREAPPSPLTSLTLLDEYVDRRLHRLWGSLLDGFEQKLQGVQSSCDLRVQEVRQQCEEGQAASQRLHQSLDGRELALRRELSQLGSRLQGLSMAGGGGCCGRLALISARVDNLERNLQAVTEAQRGHGPLTRDELERLSAAMLEGGADRLLEGLETLNGTEGGARGCCLGGEEGRWDVGSFRTLLEERVQSLEERLVTLAGELSHDSDPPGRSARPRVQTELAVLEQRLVSLESSCTPSTTSAILDTLAAEVKAWQSRSEALLHQVASHAALLRQLNGTVAEVQEQLAEATGSSLQGEITLLKVNLNSVSKSLTGLSDSVSRYSDAFLEANSSLDERERKVEAEVHAIQEQVSSQGSRLQAGHRQVLSLRGELERLKAGVADVAGGLSRCQHTAQDLRHVLGRFDQRVAQVEGACGRLGLLAAHREGLWGYVDQLNRTLAQHAQDIARLRDDLLYCRAQLAEQARPQQAD is encoded by the exons ATGGGCCGCCGCCTGCCGGTGTGGCTGTGCGCCGTCGCGGCGCTGCTCTCGGGGGCGCAGGCCAAGGGCACCCCGCTCCTCGCGCGGCCCGCGCCGCCCGGTGCCCCCCGCTACAGCCTCTACACGACGGGATGGCGCCCGCGGCTGCGCCCGGGGCCGCACAA GGCCCTCTGCGCCTACGTGGTGCACAGGAACGTGACCTGTATCCTACAGGAGGGAGCAGACAGCTATGTGAAGGCTGAGTACCGGCAGTGTGGATGGGGGCCCAAGTGCCCCGGGACAGTCAT GTACCGCACAGTGCTCAGACCCAGATACAAGGTCGGCTACAAGACAGTGACGGACCTCACCTGGCGGTGCTGCCCTGGCCTCACTGGAGAAGGCTGCCCCGAGCACCTCACCGACCATGGGgcctccccagcccagccagaGCCTCAGCCCCAGATTCCCTCGGGGCAGCTgggcccagggccccagccccCTTCTTCTAGCAGAGCGGTCCCCAGCCCCTATG GAAGAAAAGGTCCAGGGCTGTTTGGTGAGCGGCTAGAACGACTGGAGGGTGATGTCCAGCGCCTGGCACAAGCATATGGTACCCTCAGTGGCCTGGTGGCCAGCCATGAAGACCCCAACAGGATGACCAGTGGTCCCAGGGCTCCTGCCACCCCTGTGGGCTTCGGGATCGTCTCTGAGGGGTTTGTGAAGCCCAGAGACAGAGCTGGAGGGCCACTCACACCCCCCCTGGATGAGATCTTGAGCAAGGTGACGGAGGTGAGCAACACGCTCCGGACCAAGGTGCAGCTGCTGGACGAGGTGCATGGGCTGGCCCTGGGTCACGAGGCTCACCTACAGCGGCTGCGGGAGGCCCCTCCGTCTCCACTCACCTCCCTGACGCTTCTGGACGAGTACGTGGACCGACGGCTGCACCGACTCTGGGGGAGCCTACTGGATGGCTTCGAGCAGAAGCTGCAAGGTGTCCAGAGTTCCTGCGACCTGCGGGTGCAGGAGGTGCGGCAGCAGTGTGAGGAGGGTCAGGCAGCCAGCCAGCGGCTGCACCAGAGCCTGGATGGCCGGGAGCTGGCCCTGCGCCGGGAACTGTCACAGCTCGGGTCGAGGCTGCAGGGGCTGAGCATGGCCGGAGGGGGCGGCTGCTGCGGCCGGCTGGCTTTGATCAGTGCCCGTGTGGACAACCTCGAGAGGAACCTACAGGCTgtcactgaggcccagaggggccaTGGCCCCCTCACCAGGGATGAGCTGGAGCGGCTCTCTGCTGCCATGCTCGAGGGGGGTGCGGACCGGCTGCTGGAGGGCCTGGAGACCCTCAATGGGACGGAAGGCGGAGCGAGAGGCTGCTGcctggggggggaggaggggagatgggacGTGGGCAGCTTCAGGACCCTGCTGGAAGAGCGAGTGCAGAGCCTAGAGGAGCGCCTGGTGACGCTGGCTGGGGAGCTGAGCCATGACAGCGACCCACCGGGCAGGTCGGCCCGGCCCCGGGTGCAGACGGAGCTGGCAGTGCTGGAACAGCGGCTGGTTTCACTGGAGTCCTCGTGCACTCCCAGCACCACCTCGGCCATCCTGGACACCCTCGCGGCAGAGGTGAAGGCCTGGCAGAGCCGGAGCGAGGCCCTCCTACACCAGGTGGCCAGCCACGCAGCCCTGCTCCGGCAGCTCAACGGCACCGTGGCCGAGGTCCAGGAGCAGCTGGCAGAAGCAACGGGCAGCTCACTCCAAGGCGAGATCACCCTGCTCAAGGTCAATCTGAACTCTGTGAGCAAGTCGCTCACGGGCCTCAGCGACTCCGTCAGCCGGTACTCCGATGCCTTCCTGGAGGCCAACTCCTCCCTGGACGAGCGAGAGCGCAAGGTGGAGGCTGAGGTGCACGCCATCCAGGAACAGGTCAGCAGCCAGGGCTCTCGGCTTCAGGCCGGCCACAGGCAGGTCCTGAGCCTGCGGGGGGAGCTGGAGCGACTCAAGGCCGGCGTGGCCGATGTGGCGGGCGGGCTGAGccgctgccagcacacagcccaggaCCTGCGGCACGTGCTGGGCCGCTTCGACCAGAGGGTGGCGCAGGTGGAAGGTGCCTGCGGGAGGCTGGGCCTACTGGCTGCCCACAGGGAGGGCCTGTGGGGCTACGTGGACCAGCTGAATCGCACACTGGCTCAGCATGCGCAGGACATCGCCCGCCTCCGGGATGACCTCCTGTACTGCCGGGCCCAGCTGGCCGAGCAGGCGCGGCCCCAGCAAGCTGACTAG